The DNA segment CTACATCCAGGTGGTTTGAAAAAACGTACTGCATTAGAAATGCGTACAAACTACCCAACAAGAATGCTTGAATTAGCAATCAAAGGGATGCTTCCTAAGAACTCTTTAGGACGTCAAACGTTCACTAAGCTTCACGTATACGCTGGAGCAGAACATCCACACGCAGCACAATTACCAGAAGTTATGGAAATTCGCGGATAATTAAAGAGGAGGATACAACCTTGGCACAAGTTCAATATATCGGCACAGGTCGCCGTAAAAGCTCAACTGCACGCGTACGTTTAGTACCGGGCAATGGTAATATTACAATTAACAAACGTGACGTAGAAGATTACGTACCATTCGCAGCATTACGCGAAATCATCAAACAACCATTAGTAGCAACTGAAACTCTTGGTAGCTATGATATTCTTGTAAACGTTAATGGTGGTGGATACACAGGTCAAGCAGGCGCAATCCGTCATGGTATTGCTCGTGCACTACTTCATGTAGATCCTGATTTCCGTCCAGCATTGAAATCTGCAGGATTGTTAACTCGTGACTCACGCATGAAAGAACGTAAAAAATACGGTCTTAAAGGCGCTCGTCGTGCACCTCAGTTCTCAAAACGTTAATCTTCGGATTATTAAATACCCTTTCCCATTTATGGGGGAGGGTTTTTTTGTGTTTAAAATTACTTTTAATCAAATTTTATTTGAATACAACTCAATATCTTTTGACAATGCTAGCTTCAAATAATAGGGAGTATGAGTTAAGACTTCATGCCTGTTTTTATCGGGTATTCTCAACCCCCACACAGATTGTTATTGGCATACATATTGTATACATATGAATTACGTTTAAATAGGAAAGGGACGTTTCATCTGTCCGGATCATCTATACACATATGTATGTTACCCACATCCGTTCCGAAAACACGTAGATTTCAAAAATTGTGTAAATACCACACTTGCTTAGAAGGAGATAAGTATGTCTGTTTTTAACCCACAGAAATTATCAGTGAAACTCATTCCGCCTGCCACTAACGTTCAACCAATTGAGGGA comes from the Paenisporosarcina antarctica genome and includes:
- the rpsI gene encoding 30S ribosomal protein S9, translated to MAQVQYIGTGRRKSSTARVRLVPGNGNITINKRDVEDYVPFAALREIIKQPLVATETLGSYDILVNVNGGGYTGQAGAIRHGIARALLHVDPDFRPALKSAGLLTRDSRMKERKKYGLKGARRAPQFSKR